In one Bacteroidales bacterium WCE2004 genomic region, the following are encoded:
- a CDS encoding Acetyl esterase/lipase produces MRKVLMIIACLAAAASLQAQPAGGFGGFQMPKIDVHCSEKFADIDYAGDGQVYHKLDVYLPRMQKASYPVVVHIYGSAWYSNNSKGMADLGTIVNALLDAGYAVVTPNHRSSQDARFPAQIQDIKGVVRWVRANADKYRFDASFVAASGFSSGGHLASLAATTGGVQELEGEVGGNLGFSSSVNAACDWSGPVDLNYMSCGGTTDTWNHAPEEAVMGFPFAGNEERFKALDATTYIDADDAPVVIFHGTADNVVPSCQAPHFYELLDKAGVRTELYMVEGGGHGFNMYTEYTLRSMTNFLDKVRTEKGGSFVTGTNPVITGAFSADPSAHVFNGRLYLYPSHDIPTVKYQGEQPWFCMSDYHVYSTDDLTHWTDHGNIVDQKDVPWGEPAAYSMWAPDCVEKDGKYYFYFPNAPKRGRGFGFGIGVAVADDPAGPFTIQENTVKGTGGIDPCAFKDDDGTVYLIWSGMGMRGGKLSADMMEIEGPAVRLDATFPKGQTEGPFMFKRNGKYYLTYPWVRLEGGTETLCYAMADSPLGPYEFKGVFMEESPTGCWTNHHSFVEFNGEWYLFYHHNDFSPDFDKNRSVRVDKVSFREDGTIVPVVPTWRGVGYFKASDELNIDRYSECVGAKVDYLDEFNYFAGWKTLFTQQYDRVRFNDVDFGAKAPSRFVARVRSEKGAVVNVTVGGRSKKVTVPACADWTVMEAKAKLKVTGMQDVTVELVSGSAEIDWVSFR; encoded by the coding sequence ATGAGAAAAGTCTTAATGATCATCGCTTGCCTGGCGGCTGCTGCCTCCCTCCAGGCGCAACCCGCCGGCGGATTCGGCGGCTTCCAGATGCCCAAGATCGACGTCCATTGCTCCGAGAAGTTCGCGGACATTGACTATGCCGGCGACGGCCAGGTCTACCACAAGCTCGACGTCTATCTGCCGCGCATGCAGAAAGCCTCCTATCCCGTCGTCGTCCATATCTACGGCAGCGCCTGGTATTCCAACAACTCCAAGGGCATGGCCGACCTCGGCACCATCGTCAACGCCCTGCTGGATGCAGGCTATGCCGTCGTGACCCCGAACCACCGTTCTTCGCAGGACGCCCGGTTCCCGGCCCAGATCCAGGACATCAAGGGCGTCGTCCGCTGGGTGCGCGCCAACGCTGACAAATACCGCTTCGACGCCTCCTTCGTGGCCGCTTCCGGCTTCTCTTCCGGCGGCCACCTCGCCTCGCTGGCCGCGACGACCGGCGGCGTGCAGGAGCTCGAAGGCGAAGTGGGCGGCAACCTCGGTTTCAGCAGCAGCGTCAACGCCGCCTGCGACTGGTCCGGCCCCGTCGACCTCAATTACATGAGCTGCGGCGGCACCACCGACACGTGGAACCACGCCCCGGAGGAGGCCGTGATGGGCTTCCCCTTCGCGGGCAACGAGGAGCGCTTCAAGGCGCTGGACGCCACCACCTACATCGACGCGGACGACGCGCCGGTGGTCATCTTCCACGGCACGGCCGACAACGTGGTCCCGTCATGCCAGGCTCCGCACTTCTACGAGCTGCTGGACAAGGCCGGCGTCCGCACCGAGCTCTATATGGTCGAGGGCGGCGGCCACGGCTTCAACATGTACACCGAGTACACGCTCCGCTCGATGACCAATTTCCTGGACAAGGTCCGCACCGAGAAGGGCGGCAGCTTCGTGACCGGCACCAACCCGGTGATCACCGGCGCCTTCTCCGCCGACCCGTCCGCGCACGTCTTCAACGGGCGCCTCTACCTCTATCCTTCGCACGACATCCCGACCGTGAAGTATCAGGGCGAGCAGCCCTGGTTCTGCATGTCCGACTACCACGTCTATTCCACCGACGACCTGACGCACTGGACCGACCACGGCAACATCGTGGACCAGAAGGACGTCCCCTGGGGTGAACCGGCCGCCTATTCGATGTGGGCGCCCGACTGCGTGGAGAAGGACGGCAAATACTACTTCTATTTCCCGAATGCGCCCAAGCGCGGCCGCGGCTTCGGCTTCGGTATCGGCGTGGCGGTCGCCGACGACCCTGCCGGCCCCTTCACGATCCAGGAGAATACGGTCAAGGGCACCGGCGGCATCGACCCCTGCGCCTTCAAGGATGACGACGGCACGGTCTATCTGATCTGGTCCGGCATGGGCATGCGCGGCGGCAAACTATCTGCCGACATGATGGAGATCGAGGGCCCGGCCGTGCGTCTGGACGCTACTTTCCCGAAGGGCCAGACCGAAGGTCCGTTCATGTTCAAGCGCAATGGCAAATACTATCTGACCTACCCGTGGGTGCGCCTCGAGGGCGGCACCGAGACGCTCTGCTACGCCATGGCGGACAGCCCGCTCGGTCCCTACGAGTTCAAGGGCGTGTTCATGGAGGAGTCTCCGACCGGCTGCTGGACCAACCACCATTCCTTCGTGGAGTTCAACGGCGAGTGGTACCTCTTCTACCACCACAACGATTTCAGCCCGGACTTCGACAAGAACCGCTCCGTGCGCGTGGACAAGGTGTCCTTCCGCGAGGACGGCACCATCGTCCCGGTCGTCCCGACCTGGCGTGGCGTGGGTTATTTCAAGGCCTCCGACGAGCTGAACATCGACCGCTACAGCGAGTGTGTCGGCGCGAAGGTCGACTACCTCGACGAGTTCAACTACTTCGCCGGCTGGAAGACCCTCTTCACGCAGCAGTATGACCGCGTGCGCTTCAACGACGTGGACTTCGGCGCCAAGGCCCCGTCCAGGTTCGTCGCCCGCGTCCGCAGCGAGAAGGGCGCCGTCGTCAACGTCAC
- a CDS encoding ATP-dependent DNA helicase RecQ — protein MEALEVLKQYWGHDAFRPMQEEIISAAADGRDVLAILPTGGGKSVCFQVPALMREGIALVVTPLIALMKDQVQNLEARGIKALAIHAGMERREVEIALGNAAYGDFKFLYVSPERLNTALFQSWLPLLPINYIVVDEAHCISQWGYDFRPDYLEINNLRKSVDAPVIALTATATPRVAEDIMDKLSFREPLLLKSGFERPNLSYIVRKCEDKSGQLLDICRGVEGSGIVYMRHRRRCEETAALLADQGVSASFYHAGLGGAVRAERQEAWRRGEIRVMVCTNAFGMGIDKPDVRFVVHTGLPESPESYFQEAGRAGRDGQKAYAVLLWNATDVRRLRQLQAVSFPSLDYIADIYQKLHIFFQIPYDTGVGRQLKFDLDAFAKHFRLERAPVHYALKYLERSGHLTFAEDVEIATQVGILADRGALYDIDLPEPAMVTLLEVLMRRYSGIFSYPVPIREEPVAAACGLSVPQLRQLLYRTSLEHVIKYIPGDRCSVVFLHHDRLVPGNVDLQKDKYNFLLDNARARAEAMVEYASESTECRSRWLLRYFGQEESADCGGCDVCRAARRGGPDAAAAVRRWWTARPGATLQDFRAACADPASGLPADAMALCRRLINNGDLTVE, from the coding sequence ATGGAAGCCTTGGAGGTTCTGAAGCAGTATTGGGGCCATGACGCCTTCCGCCCGATGCAGGAGGAGATCATCTCCGCCGCAGCGGACGGGCGCGACGTGCTGGCCATCCTGCCCACCGGCGGCGGCAAGTCCGTGTGTTTCCAGGTCCCCGCGCTGATGCGCGAAGGCATCGCCCTCGTGGTCACGCCCCTGATCGCCCTGATGAAGGACCAGGTGCAGAACCTGGAGGCGCGCGGGATCAAGGCGCTGGCCATCCACGCCGGGATGGAGCGCCGCGAGGTGGAGATCGCGCTGGGCAACGCCGCCTACGGCGACTTCAAGTTCCTCTATGTCTCGCCGGAGCGGCTCAACACCGCTCTCTTCCAGTCCTGGCTGCCCCTGCTGCCCATCAACTACATCGTCGTGGACGAGGCCCACTGTATCTCGCAGTGGGGCTATGATTTCCGGCCGGACTATCTAGAAATCAACAATTTGCGCAAGAGCGTCGATGCGCCCGTGATCGCGCTGACCGCCACGGCCACGCCGCGCGTGGCGGAGGACATCATGGACAAGCTCTCGTTCCGCGAGCCGCTGCTGCTCAAGAGCGGGTTCGAGCGGCCCAACCTCTCTTATATCGTGCGCAAGTGCGAGGACAAGAGCGGCCAGCTGCTGGACATCTGCCGCGGCGTGGAGGGCTCGGGCATCGTCTACATGCGCCACCGCCGCCGCTGCGAGGAGACGGCCGCGCTGCTCGCCGACCAGGGCGTCAGCGCGTCGTTCTACCACGCCGGGCTGGGCGGGGCCGTGCGCGCGGAGCGCCAGGAGGCCTGGCGGCGCGGCGAGATCCGCGTGATGGTGTGCACCAACGCCTTCGGCATGGGCATCGACAAGCCCGACGTCCGATTCGTCGTGCACACGGGCCTGCCCGAGAGCCCGGAATCCTATTTCCAGGAGGCGGGACGCGCGGGACGCGACGGGCAGAAGGCCTACGCCGTCCTGCTCTGGAACGCCACGGACGTGCGCCGGCTGCGCCAGCTGCAGGCCGTCTCCTTCCCTTCCCTGGACTACATCGCCGACATCTACCAGAAGCTCCACATCTTCTTCCAGATTCCCTACGACACGGGCGTCGGAAGGCAGCTGAAATTCGACCTGGACGCGTTTGCCAAGCATTTCCGGCTGGAGCGCGCACCGGTCCACTACGCGCTCAAGTACCTCGAACGATCCGGCCACCTGACCTTCGCCGAAGACGTCGAGATCGCCACGCAGGTGGGCATCCTCGCCGACCGCGGCGCGCTCTACGACATCGACCTGCCGGAGCCGGCGATGGTCACGCTCCTGGAGGTCCTGATGCGACGTTATTCCGGCATCTTCTCCTACCCCGTCCCAATCCGCGAGGAGCCGGTCGCGGCCGCCTGCGGCCTGTCCGTGCCCCAGCTCCGCCAGCTGCTCTACCGCACCTCCCTGGAGCACGTCATCAAGTACATCCCGGGCGACCGCTGCAGCGTCGTCTTCCTGCACCACGACCGCCTGGTGCCCGGCAACGTCGACCTCCAGAAGGACAAATACAACTTCCTGCTGGACAACGCCCGCGCCCGCGCCGAGGCGATGGTCGAATACGCTTCGGAGAGCACGGAATGCCGCTCCCGCTGGCTTCTGCGCTATTTCGGGCAGGAAGAATCCGCCGACTGCGGCGGCTGCGACGTCTGCCGTGCGGCGCGGCGCGGCGGTCCCGACGCGGCAGCCGCCGTCCGCCGCTGGTGGACCGCCCGGCCCGGCGCCACCCTGCAGGATTTCCGCGCCGCCTGCGCGGATCCCGCGTCCGGACTCCCCGCCGACGCGATGGCGCTCTGCCGTCGCCTCATCAATAATGGGGATTTGACGGTCGAATAG
- a CDS encoding phosphoenolpyruvate carboxykinase (ATP) has protein sequence MPKIDLTKYGIKGATEILYNPTYEVLYNEETVPGLEGYDKGQVTELGAINVMTGVYTGRSPKDKYIVMDKNSKDTVWWNTPDYPNDNHEMSEKTWKEVKSLALKQLSGKRLFVVDGFCGTHKDTRMKVRFIMEVAWQAHFVTNMFIRPMNQAEFDQEPDFVVFCAAKAKVDNYEELGLRSETCVAFNVTSKEQVILNTWYGGEMKKGMFSMMNYFLPLKGIAAMHCSANTDLNGENTAIFFGLSGTGKTTLSTDPKRLLIGDDEHGWDDEGVFNFEGGCYAKVIKLDKESEPDIYNAIRRDALLENVTVDAEGKIDFNDKSVTENTRVSYPIYHINKIVRPVSQGPAAKQVIFLSADAFGVLPPVSILTPEQTKYYFLSGFTAKLAGTERGITEPTPTFSACFGQAFLELHPTKYAEELVKRMEKSGAKAYLVNTGWNGTGKRISIRDTRGIIDAILDGSIDKAPTKNIPYFNFEVPTELKGVDTGILDPRDTYADASVWEEKAKDLAGRFIKNFHKYESNEAGKALVAAGPQL, from the coding sequence ATGCCTAAGATCGATTTAACTAAGTATGGCATCAAAGGTGCAACCGAGATCCTCTACAATCCTACCTACGAAGTCCTCTACAACGAGGAGACCGTCCCCGGTCTCGAGGGCTACGACAAGGGCCAGGTGACCGAACTCGGCGCCATCAATGTGATGACCGGCGTCTACACCGGCCGCTCCCCTAAGGACAAATACATCGTGATGGACAAGAACTCCAAGGATACCGTGTGGTGGAACACCCCCGACTATCCCAACGACAATCACGAGATGTCCGAGAAGACCTGGAAGGAGGTCAAGAGCCTCGCTCTCAAGCAGCTCAGCGGCAAGCGCCTCTTCGTCGTGGACGGCTTCTGCGGCACCCACAAGGACACCCGCATGAAGGTCCGCTTCATCATGGAAGTCGCATGGCAGGCCCACTTCGTGACCAACATGTTCATCCGTCCGATGAACCAGGCCGAGTTCGACCAGGAGCCCGATTTCGTGGTCTTCTGCGCCGCCAAGGCCAAGGTCGACAACTACGAGGAGCTCGGTCTCCGCTCCGAGACCTGCGTCGCCTTCAACGTGACCAGCAAGGAGCAGGTCATCCTCAACACCTGGTACGGCGGTGAGATGAAGAAGGGTATGTTCTCCATGATGAACTACTTCCTCCCGCTCAAGGGCATCGCCGCGATGCACTGCTCCGCCAACACCGACCTCAACGGTGAGAACACCGCCATCTTCTTCGGTCTGTCCGGCACCGGCAAGACCACCCTCTCCACCGATCCGAAGCGTCTGCTCATCGGCGACGACGAGCACGGCTGGGACGATGAGGGCGTCTTCAACTTCGAGGGCGGCTGCTACGCCAAGGTCATCAAGCTCGACAAGGAGTCCGAGCCCGATATCTACAACGCCATCCGCCGCGACGCACTCCTCGAGAACGTGACCGTGGACGCCGAGGGCAAGATCGACTTCAACGACAAGAGCGTCACCGAGAACACCCGCGTGTCCTACCCGATCTACCACATCAACAAGATCGTCCGCCCGGTGTCCCAGGGTCCTGCCGCCAAGCAGGTCATCTTCCTGTCCGCCGACGCCTTCGGTGTGCTTCCTCCGGTCTCCATCCTGACCCCGGAGCAGACCAAATACTACTTCCTGAGCGGCTTCACCGCCAAGCTCGCCGGTACCGAGCGCGGCATCACCGAGCCGACCCCGACCTTCTCCGCCTGCTTCGGCCAGGCCTTCCTGGAGCTGCACCCGACCAAGTATGCCGAGGAGCTCGTGAAGCGCATGGAGAAGAGCGGCGCCAAGGCCTACCTCGTCAACACCGGCTGGAACGGCACCGGCAAGCGCATCTCCATCCGTGACACGCGCGGCATCATCGACGCCATCCTCGACGGCAGCATCGACAAGGCCCCGACCAAGAACATCCCTTACTTCAACTTCGAGGTTCCCACCGAGCTCAAGGGTGTCGACACCGGCATCCTCGACCCGCGCGACACCTACGCAGACGCCAGCGTCTGGGAGGAGAAGGCCAAGGATCTCGCCGGCCGCTTCATCAAGAACTTCCACAAGTACGAGTCCAACGAGGCCGGCAAGGCCCTGGTGGCTGCTGGTCCCCAGCTGTAA
- a CDS encoding LemA protein has translation MGIIITIAVIVLIVLWVISVQRKLVNQDELCQNAMSTIGVQQESRWDALTGMVELIKSYNEHEYNTLRDVIAQRRPIDARSSAQDVEAQEGLIGKVASGIDVVVEKYPELKANENYGKAMDAVDKYTNMVRTSKMVYNDTATNYNKLIRQIPDSIVAGLFGFKGRDYLKTEDKKTEMPSLKI, from the coding sequence ATGGGTATCATCATTACCATTGCAGTCATCGTCCTCATCGTTCTCTGGGTCATTTCCGTCCAGCGCAAGCTCGTCAACCAGGATGAGCTCTGCCAGAACGCCATGAGCACCATCGGGGTCCAGCAGGAGAGCCGCTGGGACGCCCTCACCGGTATGGTCGAACTGATCAAGTCCTACAACGAACACGAATACAACACCTTGCGCGACGTCATCGCGCAGCGCCGCCCGATCGACGCCCGGAGCTCCGCCCAGGATGTGGAGGCCCAGGAAGGCCTGATCGGCAAGGTCGCCTCCGGCATCGACGTCGTGGTCGAGAAGTATCCCGAGCTCAAGGCCAACGAGAACTACGGCAAGGCCATGGACGCCGTCGACAAATACACCAACATGGTGCGTACCAGCAAGATGGTGTACAACGACACGGCCACCAACTACAACAAGCTCATCCGTCAGATTCCGGATTCCATCGTGGCGGGCCTCTTCGGCTTCAAGGGCCGCGACTACCTCAAGACCGAGGACAAGAAGACGGAGATGCCTTCCCTCAAGATCTAA
- a CDS encoding Predicted membrane protein: MRFWLTFLAALVSTTAVFADNQRVRDLDITVTLRPNGEARIHEVWDVDTGDEITEIYLVRENLDDISIRDFSVYDEGFNGGRPFDNVGEWDVDLSRRRKTGRCGIVHKGDGVELCWGVGEYGHHVYHASYLMTDAVKTLNDYDMLHLQLVSPGLSAPPQHVTVTVRTDEVLDTPLDTTNTRVWGFGFNGTSYFQEDGSVEFESAEPFQYMSSVIVLLRFDKGIFHSSSVKPVDFQEHLDQAMEGASFEPVYDVEDDDDDDGGLLQLLAQIFVIVVALLGGGKTGYSRTGHVSRWEKKKLLGVSPKEVSWWRDIPMDGDLIAADYALTRLGEDRKNNALASAEILRMIYNGYLDVQKDANGKVEITFAPSKHGKAPIDPIASDLWSMMLEASGSDRILQDKEFSSWSGKNRKRLYNWTEKMGKLGKEKFRGRGWMQSRGSKFTSDGQLETQHLLGFKKYLNDFTLSSQRETVEVHLWQEYLVYGALLGVAEKVAKQLKDIDPVLFEQTVGYDYGTFTNVLYSTNMLSRAITSANRAYVSSTFSGGGGSFGGFGGGTSFGGGGGFSGGGFGGGGR; this comes from the coding sequence ATGAGATTCTGGCTTACCTTTTTAGCGGCATTGGTTTCGACCACTGCCGTTTTTGCCGATAACCAGCGCGTCCGCGACCTGGATATCACGGTCACGCTCCGCCCGAACGGCGAAGCCAGAATCCACGAAGTCTGGGATGTCGACACGGGCGACGAGATCACCGAGATCTACCTCGTCCGGGAGAACCTCGACGACATCAGCATCCGCGATTTCTCCGTCTACGACGAAGGATTCAACGGAGGACGGCCGTTCGACAACGTCGGCGAATGGGACGTCGACCTGTCCCGCCGGCGCAAGACCGGCCGCTGCGGCATCGTCCACAAGGGCGACGGTGTAGAGCTCTGCTGGGGCGTCGGCGAATACGGACACCACGTTTACCACGCATCCTACCTGATGACCGACGCCGTCAAGACGCTCAACGACTACGACATGCTCCACCTCCAGCTGGTCTCGCCCGGGCTTTCCGCCCCACCGCAGCACGTCACCGTGACCGTCCGGACGGACGAAGTCCTGGACACGCCGCTGGACACCACAAACACCCGGGTCTGGGGCTTCGGCTTCAACGGCACGTCCTATTTCCAGGAGGACGGATCGGTGGAATTCGAGTCTGCAGAGCCGTTCCAGTACATGAGTTCGGTCATCGTTCTCCTGCGTTTCGACAAGGGGATCTTCCACTCCTCAAGCGTGAAGCCGGTCGATTTCCAGGAGCACCTGGACCAGGCGATGGAAGGGGCCAGTTTCGAACCGGTATATGACGTGGAGGACGACGACGATGACGACGGCGGACTCCTGCAGCTCCTGGCCCAGATCTTCGTCATCGTCGTCGCGCTGCTCGGTGGCGGCAAGACGGGTTATTCCCGGACCGGCCACGTCTCCCGCTGGGAGAAGAAGAAACTGCTCGGCGTCTCGCCGAAGGAAGTCAGCTGGTGGCGCGACATCCCGATGGACGGCGACCTGATCGCCGCCGACTACGCCCTGACGCGCCTCGGCGAGGACCGCAAGAACAACGCCCTCGCCTCGGCGGAGATCCTCCGCATGATCTACAACGGCTACCTCGACGTGCAGAAAGACGCCAACGGCAAGGTGGAGATCACCTTCGCGCCCAGCAAGCACGGCAAGGCCCCCATCGACCCGATCGCCAGCGACCTGTGGAGCATGATGCTGGAGGCCTCCGGCTCCGACCGCATCCTCCAGGACAAGGAGTTCTCCTCCTGGTCCGGCAAGAACAGGAAGCGGCTCTACAACTGGACCGAGAAGATGGGCAAGCTGGGTAAGGAAAAGTTCCGGGGACGCGGCTGGATGCAAAGCCGGGGCAGCAAATTCACCTCCGACGGGCAGCTCGAGACGCAGCACCTGCTGGGCTTCAAGAAATATCTCAACGACTTCACCCTGTCGAGCCAGCGCGAGACCGTCGAGGTCCACCTGTGGCAGGAATACCTGGTCTACGGCGCCCTGCTGGGCGTGGCGGAGAAGGTGGCGAAGCAGCTCAAGGACATCGACCCGGTGCTCTTCGAGCAGACGGTCGGCTACGACTACGGCACCTTCACGAACGTCCTCTACTCGACCAACATGCTTTCGCGCGCCATCACGAGCGCCAACCGCGCCTATGTTTCCTCCACCTTCTCCGGTGGCGGCGGCAGTTTCGGCGGCTTCGGCGGAGGCACTTCCTTCGGCGGAGGCGGCGGCTTCAGCGGAGGCGGTTTCGGCGGAGGCGGACGATAG
- a CDS encoding ATP-dependent DNA helicase RecG encodes MGELTTSIQYLSGVGPKRAELLRRELGVETLSDLIHLYPFRYIDRSGITPIAQIAPDLASVQLQATVVSRTLYGPNSAVVSQETDPIHWGAVKRLSVIVQDASGQMEMVFFKGIRWNFQRLVPGATFLFFGKPQAFGTRLNIVHPEVDVPQEGALSQGALTGVYPSTEKLKTGGITGKVMCRLQQAALALCLPEVEETLPEYVLRDRGLVSLQYALKNIHFPKDSYSLQKATYRLKFEELFFLQLSLLKQKYVRSRGERGLPMPKVGPDFHACYNALPYALTGAQQRVIKEIRADLTSGHQMNRLLQGDVGSGKTMVAVLSCLMAIGNGFQTCIMAPTEVLAQQHYANIQKYLKPTSVQCALLTGSTPQKERRAIHAALEDGSLGILVGTHALLEDNVVFRNLGLAVIDEQHRFGVDQRARLWAKGPSLVGGGDLLQKTVATHGLVNGGDPLRSSGGDERSEVFSRSVSAADRIPPHILVMTATPIPRTLAMTLYGDLDVSVIDEMPPGRKPVQTMCIGQNRRAAMYKFMREEISRGRQVFVVYPLIFESEKMDLQNLEQGYEEIVKAFPLPDYKVAIVHGQQTNDEKNFNMSAFVAGRANILVSTTVIEVGVDVPNASVMVIESAQRFGLSQLHQLRGRVGRGAEKSYCILVKDVKTSREAQQRLDLMCATEDGFEIAEQDMKMRGPGDLEGTQQSGLPISLNIASLAKDGQLLSEARAYAAKVLDADPELAAPQNAPLVRELRKGKYEIKDYSKIS; translated from the coding sequence ATGGGAGAATTGACCACCAGCATCCAGTACCTCAGCGGAGTCGGTCCGAAAAGGGCCGAGCTGCTGCGGCGCGAGCTGGGGGTCGAGACGCTCTCCGACCTGATCCACCTCTATCCTTTCCGCTACATCGACCGCAGCGGCATCACGCCCATCGCGCAGATCGCGCCGGACCTTGCGTCCGTGCAGCTGCAGGCCACGGTCGTGAGCCGCACGCTCTACGGGCCCAACAGCGCCGTGGTCTCGCAGGAGACGGACCCCATCCACTGGGGCGCGGTCAAGCGCCTGTCGGTAATCGTGCAGGACGCCTCCGGGCAGATGGAGATGGTCTTTTTCAAGGGCATCCGCTGGAATTTCCAGCGGCTCGTCCCGGGCGCCACGTTCCTCTTTTTCGGCAAGCCGCAGGCCTTCGGCACGCGCCTCAACATCGTGCACCCGGAGGTGGACGTGCCGCAGGAGGGCGCGCTCTCGCAGGGGGCGCTGACGGGCGTCTATCCGAGCACGGAGAAGCTCAAGACGGGCGGCATCACCGGCAAGGTGATGTGCCGCCTGCAGCAGGCCGCGCTCGCGCTCTGCCTGCCGGAGGTGGAGGAGACGCTGCCCGAATACGTGCTGCGCGACCGGGGGCTCGTCTCCCTGCAGTACGCGCTCAAGAACATCCATTTCCCGAAGGACAGCTATTCGCTGCAGAAGGCGACCTACCGCCTCAAGTTCGAGGAGCTCTTCTTCCTGCAGCTCTCGCTGCTGAAGCAGAAATATGTCCGTTCGCGCGGGGAGCGCGGCCTGCCGATGCCCAAGGTCGGGCCGGACTTCCACGCGTGCTACAACGCGCTCCCCTACGCCCTGACCGGGGCGCAGCAGCGGGTGATCAAGGAGATCCGCGCCGACCTGACGAGCGGGCACCAGATGAACCGCCTGCTGCAGGGCGACGTGGGTTCCGGCAAGACGATGGTGGCGGTGCTGAGCTGCCTGATGGCCATCGGCAACGGTTTCCAGACCTGCATCATGGCGCCCACCGAGGTGCTCGCGCAGCAGCACTACGCCAATATCCAGAAGTATCTCAAGCCCACCTCCGTGCAGTGTGCGCTGCTGACCGGCAGCACGCCGCAGAAGGAGCGGCGCGCCATCCACGCCGCCCTGGAGGACGGCAGCCTGGGCATCCTCGTCGGCACGCATGCGCTGCTGGAGGACAACGTCGTCTTCCGCAACCTCGGCCTCGCCGTCATCGACGAGCAACACCGCTTCGGCGTCGACCAGCGTGCACGTCTCTGGGCCAAAGGACCTTCGCTGGTCGGCGGCGGAGACCTCCTGCAGAAAACCGTGGCCACCCATGGCCTCGTAAATGGGGGGGACCCGCTGCGCAGCAGTGGGGGGGATGAGCGAAGCGAAGTTTTCAGCAGGAGCGTCTCCGCCGCCGACCGGATCCCGCCGCACATTCTCGTGATGACGGCGACGCCGATCCCGCGGACGCTAGCGATGACGCTCTACGGCGACCTCGACGTGTCGGTCATCGACGAGATGCCGCCAGGCCGCAAGCCCGTGCAGACGATGTGCATCGGGCAGAACCGCCGGGCGGCGATGTACAAGTTCATGCGGGAGGAGATCTCCCGCGGGCGGCAGGTGTTCGTCGTCTACCCGCTCATCTTCGAGAGCGAGAAGATGGACCTGCAGAACCTCGAGCAGGGCTACGAAGAGATCGTCAAGGCCTTCCCGCTGCCGGACTACAAGGTCGCCATCGTCCACGGGCAGCAGACCAACGACGAGAAGAATTTCAACATGTCGGCGTTCGTCGCCGGCCGCGCCAACATCCTCGTGTCCACCACCGTGATCGAGGTGGGCGTGGACGTCCCCAACGCCTCCGTGATGGTCATCGAGAGCGCCCAGCGCTTCGGCCTGAGCCAGCTGCACCAGCTGCGCGGCCGGGTGGGGCGCGGCGCCGAGAAGTCCTACTGCATCCTGGTCAAGGACGTCAAGACCTCCAGGGAGGCCCAGCAGCGCCTGGACCTGATGTGCGCCACCGAAGACGGCTTCGAGATTGCCGAGCAGGACATGAAGATGCGCGGCCCGGGCGACCTCGAGGGCACGCAGCAGAGCGGCCTGCCCATCAGTCTCAACATCGCCTCGCTGGCCAAGGACGGCCAGCTGCTGTCGGAGGCCCGCGCCTATGCCGCGAAGGTCCTGGATGCCGATCCGGAGCTCGCCGCCCCGCAGAACGCCCCGCTGGTCCGCGAGCTGCGCAAAGGCAAATACGAGATCAAGGATTACAGCAAAATTTCTTGA
- a CDS encoding Protein N-acetyltransferase, RimJ/RimL family, whose amino-acid sequence METARILLRPWRESDSGALFKYASDPDVGPRAGWPPHKSEADSLGVIRRFFLNDHTWAIELKETGEPVGCIGYFPKGESNIEIGEQDAELGYWIAKPYWNRGICTEALRLLIAYCREQKGFRTLWSDFFVDNPASGRVMQKCGFRDTGRINWCSHLYHGNDRPVKIMVLEQELSAKTK is encoded by the coding sequence ATGGAAACAGCAAGAATCCTGCTCCGCCCCTGGCGCGAAAGCGACTCCGGGGCTCTGTTCAAATATGCCAGCGACCCCGACGTGGGGCCGCGCGCCGGCTGGCCACCCCACAAGTCCGAAGCGGACAGCCTGGGAGTGATCCGCCGCTTCTTCCTCAACGACCACACCTGGGCCATCGAGCTCAAGGAGACCGGCGAGCCGGTCGGCTGCATCGGCTATTTCCCGAAGGGCGAAAGCAACATCGAGATCGGCGAGCAGGACGCCGAACTCGGCTACTGGATCGCCAAGCCCTACTGGAACCGCGGCATCTGCACCGAGGCCCTGCGCCTGCTGATCGCCTATTGCCGCGAGCAGAAAGGCTTCCGGACGCTCTGGAGCGATTTCTTCGTGGACAACCCGGCCTCCGGGCGCGTGATGCAGAAATGCGGTTTCCGCGACACCGGCCGCATCAACTGGTGCAGCCACCTTTACCATGGCAACGACCGCCCGGTCAAGATCATGGTCCTGGAACAGGAATTATCCGCTAAAACGAAATAA